One Mycolicibacterium pulveris genomic region harbors:
- the meaB gene encoding methylmalonyl Co-A mutase-associated GTPase MeaB translates to MVASELAAGIVKGDRAALAKAITLVESTRADHREQAQQLLLELTPKAGDAIRVGITGVPGVGKSTTIEALGMHLIEQGHRVAVLAVDPSSTRTGGSILGDKTRMARLGVHPDAYIRPSPTSGTLGGVAKATRETIVLLEAAGFDVILVETVGVGQSEVTVADMVDTFVFLTLARTGDQLQGIKKGVLELADIVVVNKADGEHAVEARAAARELGQAIRLIYPRETLWRPPVLTMSALEGVGLAELWDTVLKHRQVLTEAGEFEARRREQQVNWTWSMVRDAVLDRVLSHPAVKEIRAEVERQVKAGELTPALAAQRLLDAAELR, encoded by the coding sequence ATGGTCGCCTCTGAGCTCGCGGCGGGCATCGTCAAGGGGGATCGCGCCGCGCTGGCCAAGGCCATCACCCTGGTCGAATCCACCCGGGCCGATCACCGCGAACAGGCACAGCAGCTGCTGCTCGAGCTGACGCCCAAAGCCGGTGACGCGATCCGCGTCGGCATCACCGGCGTGCCCGGCGTCGGCAAGTCCACGACGATCGAGGCGCTGGGCATGCACCTGATCGAGCAGGGCCACCGGGTCGCGGTGCTGGCGGTCGACCCGTCGTCCACCCGTACCGGCGGATCGATCCTGGGCGACAAGACCCGGATGGCTCGGCTGGGGGTACACCCCGACGCCTACATCCGCCCGTCGCCGACGTCGGGCACGCTCGGCGGGGTCGCCAAGGCGACCCGGGAGACCATCGTGCTGCTGGAAGCCGCCGGCTTCGACGTGATCCTGGTCGAGACCGTCGGCGTCGGACAGTCCGAGGTGACGGTCGCCGACATGGTCGACACCTTCGTGTTCCTGACCCTGGCCCGTACCGGGGATCAGCTGCAGGGCATCAAGAAAGGGGTGCTCGAACTCGCCGACATCGTCGTGGTGAACAAGGCCGATGGCGAGCACGCGGTGGAGGCCAGGGCCGCCGCCCGCGAGCTCGGCCAGGCGATCCGGCTGATCTACCCGCGCGAGACGCTGTGGCGGCCGCCCGTGCTGACCATGAGCGCGCTGGAAGGTGTCGGCCTGGCCGAGTTGTGGGACACCGTGCTCAAACACCGCCAGGTGCTCACCGAAGCGGGGGAGTTCGAGGCGCGCCGGCGCGAGCAGCAGGTGAACTGGACCTGGTCGATGGTGCGCGACGCCGTGCTGGACCGTGTGCTGTCCCATCCGGCGGTAAAGGAAATTCGGGCCGAGGTCGAGCGTCAGGTCAAGGCCGGTGAGCTGACCCCTGCGCTTGCTGCGCAACGGCTTCTGGACGCGGCTGAACTGCGCTGA
- the scpA gene encoding methylmalonyl-CoA mutase: MTVNDVAGSAGTEIANFADVPLRPERTPAPPTPADVASHLEATAAAHGYAPEQLSWDTPEGIDVKPIYVGADRDAAVAAGYPLDTFPGEPPYIRGPYPTMYVNQPWTIRQYAGFSTAAESNAFYRRNLAAGQKGLSVAFDLATHRGYDSDHPRVQGDVGMAGVAIDSILDMRQLFDGIDLSAVSVSMTMNGAVLPILALYVVAAEEQGVPPEKLAGTIQNDILKEFMVRNTYIYPPKASMRIISDIFAYTSARMPKFNSISISGYHIQEAGATADLELAYTLADGVEYIKAGLDAGLDIDKFAPRLSFFWGIGMNFFMEVAKLRAGRMLWSELVAEFEPKNPKSKSLRTHSQTSGWSLTAQDPFNNVARTCIEAMAATQGHTQSLHTNALDEALALPTDFSARIARNTQLLLAQESGTTRPIDPWGGSYYVEALTQALVEKVREHIREVDEHGGMAQAISDGIPKLRIEEAAARTQARIDSGAQPVIGVNKYQVDEDHEIEVLKVENSRVRAEQLAKLAQLKADRDQREVDAALDALSRAAESDGSKSGGNLLELAVNAARAKATVGEISDALEKVWGRHQAEIRTIAGVYRDEVGKVSNISTASELVQKFAEADGRRPRILVAKMGQDGHDRGQKVIATAFADIGFDVDVGSLFSTPQEVARQAADNDVHVIGVSSLAAGHLTLVPALREALAEVGRPDIMIVVGGVIPPGDFEELYGAGATAIFPPGTVIADAAIGLLHKLADRLGYQLS, from the coding sequence ATGACCGTCAACGATGTCGCAGGGTCGGCCGGGACAGAGATCGCCAACTTCGCCGACGTGCCGCTGCGCCCCGAACGGACCCCGGCGCCGCCGACACCCGCCGACGTGGCATCCCACCTCGAAGCGACGGCCGCGGCCCACGGGTATGCCCCCGAGCAGCTGAGCTGGGACACCCCGGAGGGCATCGACGTCAAGCCGATCTACGTCGGTGCCGACCGTGACGCGGCCGTCGCGGCCGGCTACCCGCTGGACACCTTCCCCGGCGAACCGCCCTACATTCGCGGGCCGTACCCGACCATGTACGTCAACCAGCCGTGGACCATCCGCCAGTACGCCGGATTCTCCACCGCCGCCGAATCCAACGCGTTCTACCGCCGCAACCTGGCCGCCGGCCAGAAGGGCCTGTCGGTGGCGTTCGACCTGGCCACCCACCGCGGCTACGACAGCGACCATCCCCGGGTGCAGGGCGACGTCGGAATGGCAGGCGTGGCAATCGATTCGATCCTGGACATGCGCCAGTTGTTCGACGGCATCGACCTGTCTGCGGTGTCGGTGTCGATGACCATGAACGGCGCCGTGCTGCCGATCCTGGCATTGTACGTGGTGGCCGCCGAGGAGCAGGGGGTGCCGCCGGAGAAGCTGGCGGGGACCATTCAGAACGACATCCTCAAGGAGTTCATGGTCCGCAACACCTACATCTACCCGCCCAAGGCGTCGATGCGGATCATCTCCGACATCTTCGCCTACACCAGCGCCAGGATGCCGAAGTTCAACTCGATCTCGATCTCCGGCTACCACATCCAAGAGGCCGGTGCCACAGCGGATTTGGAGTTGGCCTACACGCTGGCCGATGGCGTGGAGTACATCAAGGCGGGGCTGGACGCCGGTTTGGACATCGACAAGTTCGCGCCGCGGCTGTCGTTCTTCTGGGGCATCGGCATGAACTTCTTCATGGAGGTGGCCAAACTGCGCGCCGGGCGGATGCTGTGGAGCGAGCTGGTCGCCGAGTTCGAGCCCAAGAACCCGAAATCCAAGTCGTTGCGCACCCACTCGCAGACGTCGGGATGGTCGTTGACGGCGCAGGACCCGTTCAACAACGTCGCGCGCACCTGCATCGAGGCGATGGCCGCCACCCAGGGCCACACCCAGTCGCTGCACACCAACGCGCTCGACGAGGCGCTGGCGTTGCCGACCGACTTCTCGGCGCGCATCGCCCGCAACACCCAGCTGCTGTTGGCCCAGGAATCCGGCACCACCCGGCCGATCGACCCGTGGGGCGGCTCCTACTACGTCGAGGCGCTGACCCAGGCGCTGGTGGAGAAGGTCCGCGAGCACATTCGCGAGGTCGACGAGCACGGCGGCATGGCGCAGGCGATCAGCGACGGCATCCCCAAGCTGCGCATCGAGGAGGCCGCCGCACGCACCCAGGCGCGCATCGACTCCGGTGCTCAGCCCGTGATCGGTGTCAACAAGTACCAGGTCGATGAGGACCACGAGATCGAGGTGCTCAAGGTCGAGAACAGCAGGGTGCGCGCCGAGCAGCTGGCCAAGCTGGCCCAGCTGAAGGCCGATCGCGATCAGCGTGAGGTCGACGCCGCACTGGATGCACTGAGCCGCGCCGCGGAATCCGATGGCTCGAAGTCGGGCGGCAACCTGCTCGAGCTCGCGGTCAACGCCGCCCGCGCGAAGGCCACCGTCGGCGAGATCTCTGACGCGCTGGAGAAGGTTTGGGGGCGGCATCAGGCCGAGATCCGTACCATCGCCGGGGTCTACCGCGACGAAGTCGGAAAGGTCAGCAACATCTCAACCGCTAGCGAGTTGGTGCAGAAGTTCGCCGAGGCCGATGGGCGCCGGCCGCGCATCCTGGTGGCCAAGATGGGCCAGGACGGCCACGACCGCGGCCAGAAGGTCATCGCAACGGCGTTCGCGGACATCGGCTTTGACGTCGACGTCGGCTCACTGTTCTCCACCCCGCAGGAGGTGGCGCGCCAAGCCGCCGACAACGACGTCCACGTCATCGGGGTGTCGTCGCTAGCCGCGGGCCACCTCACGTTGGTGCCCGCGCTGCGCGAGGCGCTGGCCGAGGTCGGTCGGCCCGACATCATGATCGTGGTCGGCGGCGTGATCCCGCCCGGCGACTTCGAGGAGCTCTACGGCGCGGGGGCGACGGCGATCTTCCCGCCGGGCACCGTGATCGCCGACGCCGCGATCGGCCTGCTGCACAAGCTGGCCGACCGGTTGGGATACCAGCTGAGCTAA
- the mutA gene encoding methylmalonyl-CoA mutase small subunit has protein sequence MQKSTAIEADLARWRSAVAGVLAKTTRRDPADLPAEPERLLDSPTYEGFPIRPLYTSLDAVAEHPLPGQWPFVRGGDALRDVKAGWKVAEAFPADGSAKAGEQNGALLLALTEGVSSLVLKIGEPDGVPATELDWLLDGVFLDLVPVVLDAGSDYVAAADAVLELVAGFDADQRSRLSLDLGADPLTAAVSGRRAAAVADVVQTAAKITGHDGHVRAITVDGPAFHNIGANASWELAGSIAAAVAYLRLLAEGGISGADALRQISFRLAADDDQFMTIAKMRAARQLWARVAEVVGGAGAATLHAVTSLPMMTKRDPWVNMLRTTLAGFAAGVGGADTVQVHPFDIAIVGGFPSTAASFARRIARNTQLLLIEESHVGRVLDPAGGSWYVEDLTDKLAEQAWKQFQDIESRGGFQTAQNYVVGQIAEVAEQRAADIAHRRTAITGVNEYPNLAEPPLPQGESLPGVARYAAGFEALRDRSDAFLEKTGARPRVQLLPLGPLAEHNTRTTFATNLLASGGIEAVTEADDANPATVAVICGTDARYATEASAAVDAARSAGVSLVLLAGPEKAVAEADSKPDGYLTAKIDAVSVLSDLLTRLGA, from the coding sequence GTGCAGAAATCCACTGCGATCGAAGCCGATCTCGCGCGTTGGCGTTCAGCCGTGGCCGGTGTGCTGGCAAAGACCACCCGACGAGATCCCGCCGATCTGCCCGCCGAGCCGGAGCGGCTGCTGGACTCGCCGACCTACGAGGGCTTCCCGATCCGGCCGCTTTACACCAGCCTCGACGCCGTTGCCGAGCATCCGCTGCCGGGTCAGTGGCCCTTCGTGCGCGGCGGCGACGCGCTGCGCGACGTCAAGGCGGGATGGAAGGTGGCCGAGGCGTTTCCCGCCGACGGCTCCGCCAAGGCGGGGGAGCAGAACGGCGCCCTGCTGCTCGCGTTGACCGAAGGGGTCAGCAGCCTGGTGCTCAAAATCGGCGAGCCCGACGGCGTGCCCGCGACCGAGCTGGACTGGCTGCTCGACGGGGTGTTTCTCGACCTGGTTCCGGTGGTTCTGGACGCCGGCAGCGATTACGTCGCGGCCGCCGACGCGGTGCTGGAGCTGGTGGCCGGGTTCGACGCCGACCAGCGCTCGCGGCTGTCGCTGGACCTGGGCGCCGATCCGCTGACCGCCGCGGTCAGTGGGCGGCGTGCCGCCGCCGTCGCCGACGTCGTGCAGACCGCGGCCAAGATCACCGGCCACGACGGGCACGTGCGGGCCATCACGGTCGACGGCCCGGCCTTCCACAACATCGGCGCCAACGCCTCCTGGGAGCTGGCGGGCAGCATCGCGGCGGCGGTGGCCTATCTGCGGCTGCTTGCCGAAGGCGGCATCTCGGGCGCAGACGCGCTGCGCCAGATCAGCTTCCGGTTGGCCGCCGACGACGACCAGTTCATGACGATCGCGAAAATGCGCGCGGCGCGGCAACTGTGGGCGCGGGTGGCCGAGGTGGTCGGCGGTGCCGGGGCGGCGACGCTGCACGCGGTGACGTCGCTGCCGATGATGACCAAACGCGATCCGTGGGTGAACATGCTGCGCACCACGCTGGCCGGCTTCGCCGCGGGCGTCGGCGGCGCGGACACCGTGCAGGTGCACCCGTTCGACATCGCGATCGTCGGTGGATTTCCAAGCACCGCAGCCAGTTTCGCCCGCCGCATCGCCAGAAACACCCAGCTGCTGCTCATCGAGGAGTCGCACGTCGGCCGGGTGCTCGACCCGGCGGGTGGCTCCTGGTATGTCGAGGACCTCACCGACAAGCTCGCCGAACAGGCGTGGAAGCAGTTCCAGGACATCGAGTCGCGCGGCGGGTTCCAGACCGCGCAGAACTACGTCGTCGGGCAGATCGCCGAGGTGGCCGAGCAGCGCGCCGCTGACATCGCTCACCGCCGGACCGCGATCACCGGGGTCAACGAATATCCGAACCTGGCCGAACCTCCGCTACCGCAAGGGGAGTCGCTGCCGGGAGTGGCACGCTACGCCGCCGGGTTCGAGGCACTGCGGGACCGCTCCGACGCGTTCCTGGAGAAGACCGGCGCCAGGCCGCGGGTGCAGCTGCTGCCGCTGGGGCCGTTGGCCGAGCACAACACCCGAACCACGTTCGCGACCAACCTGCTGGCCTCCGGCGGTATCGAAGCGGTGACCGAAGCCGACGACGCGAATCCGGCCACCGTGGCGGTGATCTGCGGCACCGACGCGCGGTACGCGACCGAGGCGTCGGCGGCCGTCGACGCCGCCCGCAGTGCCGGTGTCTCGCTCGTGCTGCTCGCCGGGCCGGAAAAGGCGGTGGCCGAGGCGGATTCGAAACCCGACGGCTATCTGACGGCGAAGATCGACGCGGTCAGCGTGCTGTCGGACCTGCTCACCAGATTGGGGGCCTGA
- a CDS encoding TVP38/TMEM64 family protein produces MNTVVSTLRAVRAAVITTATSLSRRRVFTLGAVIVILVAFALSVPLPTAVQLRDWATSVGPWFPLAFLGAHIVATVFPFPRTAFTLAAGLLFGPVLGIPLAVAAATVSALIALLLVRAVGWQLNRLVRHPRIDSLDARLRQRGWPTVISMRLIPAVPFSVLNYAAGASAVRTVPYTLATLVGLLPGTAAVVILGDALTGNVDPLLVLVSACTASVGIAGLGYEVRAHRRHHRDLTRSVQPPALSVPYRACDPPPSPRAGVDGGVGAPGCTVGD; encoded by the coding sequence GTGAACACCGTCGTCAGCACTCTGCGCGCGGTCCGCGCGGCCGTGATCACCACGGCGACCAGCCTGTCTAGGCGACGTGTCTTCACCCTCGGCGCCGTGATTGTGATTCTCGTCGCATTCGCGCTGTCGGTGCCGCTGCCGACGGCGGTTCAGCTGCGCGACTGGGCCACCTCGGTCGGGCCATGGTTTCCGCTCGCGTTCCTCGGCGCCCACATCGTGGCCACGGTGTTTCCGTTTCCGCGCACGGCGTTCACGCTGGCCGCGGGCCTGCTCTTCGGTCCCGTGCTCGGTATCCCGCTGGCGGTGGCCGCCGCCACGGTCAGCGCCCTCATCGCGTTGCTCCTGGTCCGCGCGGTGGGATGGCAGCTCAACCGCCTGGTCCGCCATCCCCGTATCGACTCACTGGACGCGCGGCTGCGACAACGGGGATGGCCCACCGTCATATCGATGCGGCTGATCCCCGCCGTGCCGTTCTCGGTGCTGAACTACGCCGCGGGCGCTTCGGCGGTGCGCACCGTGCCGTACACGCTGGCCACCCTGGTGGGGCTGCTGCCCGGGACGGCGGCCGTGGTGATCCTCGGCGACGCGCTCACCGGCAACGTCGACCCGCTGCTGGTGCTGGTGTCGGCGTGTACCGCCAGCGTGGGCATCGCCGGGCTGGGGTATGAGGTGCGCGCCCATCGCCGTCACCACCGGGATCTCACCAGATCGGTTCAGCCCCCTGCGCTTTCGGTGCCCTACCGCGCATGTGATCCGCCGCCGTCACCACGCGCGGGGGTCGACGGCGGGGTTGGTGCGCCGGGCTGCACGGTCGGCGACTGA
- a CDS encoding SPFH domain-containing protein, giving the protein MDGAIAGLILLAVLVVFAAIVVAKSIALIPQAEAAVIERLGRYSRTVSGQLTLLVPFVDRIRARVDLRERVVSFPPQPVITEDNLTVAIDTVVYFQVTNPQAAVYQISNYIVGVEQLTTTTLRNLVGGMTLEQTLTSRDQINTALRGVLDEATGRWGLRVARVELRAIDPPPSIQDSMEKQMRADREKRAMILTAEGQRESAIKQAEGQKQAQILAAEGAKQAAILAAEADRQSRMLRAQGERAAQYLHAQGQAKAIEKTFAAIKAGRPTPELLAYQYLQTLPQMAKGEANKVWLVPSDFGAALQGFTKMLGAPGEDGVYRYTPSPVEDDLPKPEDDSEDVADWFSTETDPAIAQAVARAEAEARTPVQQPGYPPPQLGQSPTVQPGAPTPPSTPARGDGGGSHAR; this is encoded by the coding sequence ATGGACGGTGCCATTGCCGGTCTGATCCTTTTGGCCGTACTGGTGGTGTTCGCCGCCATCGTCGTCGCCAAGTCGATCGCGCTGATTCCGCAGGCCGAGGCCGCAGTCATCGAACGGCTGGGCCGCTACAGCCGCACGGTCAGCGGCCAGCTGACGCTGCTTGTCCCGTTCGTCGACCGGATCCGGGCACGAGTCGACCTGCGCGAGCGGGTGGTCTCATTTCCCCCGCAGCCGGTGATCACCGAGGACAACCTCACGGTCGCGATCGACACCGTGGTCTATTTCCAGGTCACCAATCCGCAGGCCGCGGTGTACCAGATCAGCAACTACATCGTCGGCGTCGAGCAGCTGACCACCACGACGCTGCGCAACCTGGTCGGCGGCATGACCCTGGAGCAGACCCTGACTTCGCGGGACCAGATCAACACCGCGCTGCGCGGCGTGCTCGACGAGGCCACCGGCCGGTGGGGGCTGCGGGTGGCGCGGGTGGAGCTGCGCGCCATCGACCCGCCACCCTCGATCCAGGATTCGATGGAAAAGCAGATGCGTGCGGACAGGGAGAAGCGCGCGATGATCCTGACCGCAGAGGGGCAGCGCGAGTCGGCGATCAAGCAGGCCGAAGGCCAGAAGCAGGCGCAGATCCTGGCCGCCGAGGGCGCCAAACAGGCCGCCATTCTCGCCGCGGAGGCCGACCGCCAGTCGCGCATGCTGCGGGCTCAGGGTGAACGGGCCGCCCAGTATCTGCATGCACAGGGCCAGGCCAAGGCGATCGAGAAGACGTTCGCCGCGATCAAAGCCGGCCGCCCGACCCCGGAGCTGCTGGCCTACCAGTACCTGCAGACCCTGCCGCAGATGGCCAAGGGGGAGGCGAACAAGGTGTGGCTGGTGCCAAGCGATTTCGGCGCGGCGCTGCAGGGCTTCACCAAGATGCTCGGCGCGCCCGGCGAGGACGGCGTCTACCGCTACACCCCATCGCCGGTGGAGGACGACCTGCCGAAACCCGAGGACGATTCCGAGGACGTGGCCGATTGGTTCTCGACCGAGACCGATCCGGCGATCGCACAGGCGGTCGCCAGGGCCGAAGCGGAGGCCCGTACCCCGGTGCAGCAGCCGGGATATCCCCCGCCACAGCTGGGTCAGTCGCCGACCGTGCAGCCCGGCGCACCAACCCCGCCGTCGACCCCCGCGCGTGGTGACGGCGGCGGATCACATGCGCGGTAG
- a CDS encoding NfeD family protein, with the protein MPAALIWLVAALALAGAEALTGDMFLLMLGGGALAAAGSSLIFDELWVHGAVFAVVSVLLLVLVRPALRRHFQSGRGLPEPVKALEGKSALVLDRVARHQGQIKLEGEVWTARPLNENDVYEQGDHVTVVHIDGATAVVHRLD; encoded by the coding sequence ATGCCTGCCGCCTTGATCTGGCTTGTCGCCGCGCTGGCCCTCGCGGGAGCCGAGGCACTGACCGGCGACATGTTCTTGCTCATGCTGGGCGGGGGTGCGCTGGCCGCGGCGGGTTCGAGCCTCATCTTCGACGAGCTGTGGGTCCACGGCGCGGTGTTCGCCGTCGTGTCGGTGTTGCTGCTGGTGCTGGTCCGCCCGGCGCTGCGTAGGCACTTCCAATCCGGTCGTGGCCTGCCCGAGCCGGTCAAGGCGCTGGAGGGCAAGAGCGCGCTGGTGCTCGACCGGGTGGCGCGCCACCAGGGGCAGATCAAGCTGGAAGGCGAGGTCTGGACGGCGCGCCCGCTGAACGAGAACGATGTGTACGAGCAGGGCGACCACGTGACCGTGGTGCACATCGACGGCGCCACCGCCGTCGTCCACAGGCTCGACTAG
- a CDS encoding ferrochelatase, with protein MDHPVFDAVLLLSFGGPEGEADVMPFLENVTRGRGIPRERLADVAEHYLHFGGVSPINGINRALIERLRTLVDVPVYFGNRNWQPYVEDTVAAMAEDGVTRAAVFATSAWGGYSSCTQYVEDIDRARAAVGEHAPQLVKIRQYFDHPAFVQMFTDAVAAAAQTVPDGARLVFTAHSIPLSARSRCGPNLYERQVAHAARLVATAAGYDDYDQVWQSRSGPPQVPWLEPDVADHLRALADAGTTAVIVCPIGFVADHIEVVWDLDHELKAQADDAGIAFARAATPNAELALVAADLFEELRTGRAPIRVETPNPPPLQGFSVDGALCTPNCG; from the coding sequence ATGGACCACCCGGTCTTCGACGCCGTCCTGCTGCTGTCCTTCGGCGGGCCGGAGGGTGAGGCCGACGTGATGCCGTTCCTGGAGAACGTCACCCGCGGTCGCGGCATCCCGCGCGAGCGGCTGGCTGACGTCGCCGAGCACTACCTGCACTTCGGTGGGGTGTCGCCGATCAACGGAATCAACCGCGCGCTGATCGAGCGGCTGCGCACGCTCGTCGATGTGCCGGTCTACTTCGGCAACCGCAACTGGCAGCCGTACGTCGAAGACACCGTCGCCGCGATGGCCGAGGACGGCGTCACGCGCGCGGCGGTGTTCGCCACCTCGGCGTGGGGTGGCTATTCCAGCTGCACGCAGTACGTCGAGGACATCGACCGGGCACGTGCGGCAGTCGGCGAGCACGCCCCGCAGCTGGTCAAGATCCGTCAGTACTTCGACCATCCGGCGTTCGTGCAGATGTTCACCGATGCGGTCGCAGCCGCTGCGCAGACGGTGCCCGACGGTGCGCGGCTGGTCTTCACCGCGCACTCCATTCCGCTGTCGGCCCGATCCCGCTGTGGGCCCAACCTTTACGAACGTCAGGTCGCCCATGCGGCCCGGCTGGTGGCCACCGCGGCGGGCTACGACGACTACGATCAGGTCTGGCAATCGCGGTCCGGGCCGCCACAGGTGCCCTGGCTGGAACCCGATGTGGCCGACCACCTGCGGGCGCTCGCCGACGCCGGCACCACGGCGGTGATCGTGTGTCCCATAGGCTTCGTCGCCGACCATATCGAGGTGGTGTGGGATCTCGACCACGAGCTCAAGGCGCAGGCCGACGACGCGGGTATCGCGTTCGCGCGGGCGGCCACGCCCAACGCCGAGCTCGCGCTGGTGGCCGCCGACCTGTTCGAGGAGCTGCGCACCGGGCGGGCGCCTATCCGCGTCGAAACACCCAATCCGCCGCCGCTGCAGGGTTTCTCCGTCGATGGCGCGCTGTGCACCCCGAACTGCGGATAG
- the inhA gene encoding NADH-dependent enoyl-ACP reductase InhA, which produces MAAILEGKRILVTGIITDSSIAFHIARVAQEAGAELVLTGYDRMKLIRRIADRLPKQAPLLELDVQNEKHLDTLADRITEVIGEGNKLDGVVHSIGFMPQSGMGINPFFDAPYEDVSKGIHISAYSYAALAKATLPIMNRGGSIVGMDFDPTRAMPAYNWMTVAKSALESVNRFVAREAGPHGVRSNLVAAGPIRTLAMSAIVGGALGEEAGEQMRLLEEGWDQRAPVGWDMKDPTPVAKTVCALLSDWLPATTGTVIYADGGASTQLL; this is translated from the coding sequence ATGGCAGCGATTCTCGAAGGCAAGCGCATCCTCGTCACGGGGATCATCACCGACTCCTCGATCGCGTTCCACATCGCGCGAGTGGCACAGGAGGCGGGCGCGGAGCTGGTGCTGACCGGATACGACCGGATGAAGCTCATCCGGCGGATCGCCGACCGGTTGCCCAAGCAGGCCCCGCTGCTGGAACTGGACGTACAGAACGAGAAGCACCTCGACACGTTGGCCGACCGGATCACCGAGGTGATCGGTGAGGGCAACAAGCTCGACGGCGTGGTGCACTCGATCGGTTTCATGCCGCAGTCCGGCATGGGCATCAACCCGTTCTTCGACGCGCCCTACGAGGACGTCTCCAAGGGCATCCACATCTCGGCGTACTCCTACGCGGCGCTGGCCAAGGCGACGCTGCCGATCATGAACCGCGGCGGCAGCATCGTCGGCATGGACTTCGACCCCACCCGCGCGATGCCCGCATACAACTGGATGACGGTGGCCAAGAGCGCGCTGGAGTCCGTCAACCGGTTCGTCGCCCGAGAGGCCGGCCCGCACGGCGTACGATCGAATCTCGTTGCGGCAGGCCCGATTCGCACGCTGGCGATGAGCGCGATCGTCGGCGGGGCGCTGGGCGAGGAGGCCGGTGAGCAGATGCGTCTGCTCGAGGAGGGCTGGGACCAGCGTGCCCCCGTCGGCTGGGACATGAAGGATCCGACGCCGGTCGCCAAGACGGTGTGCGCCCTGCTCTCCGACTGGCTGCCCGCCACCACCGGCACCGTGATCTACGCCGACGGCGGCGCCAGCACGCAGCTGCTGTAA
- the fabG gene encoding beta-ketoacyl-ACP reductase → MTETAVPESDSQTAGARPPFVARSVLVTGGNRGIGLAIARRLAADGHKVAVTHRGTGVPDDNLFAVECDVTDNAAVDRAFKEVEEHQGPVEVLVSNAGISKDAFLIRMTEERFEEVINANLTGAFRVAQRASRSMQRKRFGRIIFIGSVSGMWGIGNQANYAAAKAGLIGMARSISRELSKANVTANVVAPGYIDTEMTRALDERIQAGALDFIPAKRVGTAEEVAGVVSFLASEDASYIAGAVIPVDGGMGMGH, encoded by the coding sequence ATGACGGAGACTGCAGTTCCTGAATCGGACAGCCAAACGGCAGGCGCACGTCCGCCTTTCGTGGCGCGGTCGGTGCTGGTGACTGGAGGAAACCGCGGGATCGGTCTGGCGATCGCGCGGCGGCTGGCCGCCGACGGGCACAAGGTGGCCGTCACGCACCGCGGTACGGGTGTGCCCGACGACAACCTGTTCGCCGTCGAGTGCGACGTCACCGACAACGCCGCCGTCGACCGCGCCTTCAAAGAGGTCGAGGAGCACCAGGGCCCCGTCGAGGTGCTGGTCTCCAACGCCGGCATCTCCAAGGACGCGTTTCTCATCCGGATGACCGAGGAGCGCTTCGAGGAGGTCATCAACGCCAACCTCACCGGCGCGTTTCGGGTGGCCCAGCGCGCGTCACGCAGCATGCAGCGCAAGCGCTTCGGCCGGATCATCTTCATCGGCTCGGTGTCGGGTATGTGGGGGATCGGCAACCAGGCCAACTACGCCGCCGCCAAGGCCGGCCTGATCGGCATGGCCCGCTCGATCTCCCGTGAGCTGTCGAAGGCCAACGTCACCGCCAACGTGGTGGCCCCCGGCTACATCGACACCGAGATGACCCGGGCCCTGGACGAACGGATTCAGGCCGGGGCGCTGGATTTCATTCCGGCCAAGCGCGTCGGCACCGCCGAGGAGGTCGCCGGGGTGGTCAGCTTCCTGGCCTCCGAGGACGCCAGTTACATCGCCGGCGCGGTCATCCCCGTCGACGGCGGCATGGGCATGGGGCACTGA